The DNA region TATTTCATAAACTAATTTGAAAAAtgtggttattttaaaaaaaaataagaTATGTTGCACACTTTGTTATCTATGGCATTTTTTTGTCATATTAAAAATACAATATGAAACAAAATAATTTTGATGAAGattattgaatttttttatttttttattgtGAATAATAAAATACCCGGATAAAAAAGATTTAACCCGAATAAAATGAAAATGCGCCTAAATGTGAACAAATAAATGAGCACATCAAACTCACCTACACTTAATAACGTTCAATAAAAAATGCAATCGCAGACCCAAACCTAAAACAATGTAAAACTGTACAGTTATTTTGGACAAAATAAAACAAAACTAGTTGTCTGAAAAAATAAAATGTTAAGACAAAATTAGGGTTATGACAATATGCTATTGTTGGCTCTTAAATCCGTCATTCTGAAACTCTGCCTCCTTTTTACAAGGCTCGGTCTAtggctgtcttggaagaaatggCATTGGCAAAACGCACACAACACAACATTGATAACTCTGTGTTTATTTTTTCTTAGAAAAACATACCTCTTACTTCTCTTCACACGTGCGCCAACTGTAACAATAATAGTAACATCGGCGGTCGAGACGGATACGGTGGTTCAGGCAACACCTGTGGCGGATATAACCTCGATCGTGGTTGTGGTCGAGAAGGACGATCACATCATTATCAACAAGGTTCATGGAATAAGCCCTCTCCATAACAGACATGTGTCTATCCTCCTTGGGCTAAATAATGGGTGTCCTGGGCTAATCCTCCTTGCCCATATCCTACAATTGGGAATTGGCAGCAATCAGTCACTCCAAACTATTAACTCGGCATTCTTAGGGAGAAACCACAACAGGCACATGTCGCTTCAGCACATTCGTCATATACACCAAGACATATTTGGTATGGAATTCATAATTTATATATGACTCCTCCTGATGACCAGTGGTACATGAACACATGAGCCACAACTCACATGACAGAAAACATAGGTAATCTTACGTCTTACTCCAATATAAGTAATCATATTACTGTCAGTAGTGGTCATAATATTCTAGTTATTGGTCGTGGAAATGAATTATTAACCAATTCCCATACTCCCTTTACATTGACTAATGTTCTACATGTACCCAAATTAATCAAAATCCTTGTCTTTGTTCAAAAATGTACCATTAATAATGAAGTTTTTGTTGAATTTGATCCATTTGGTTTTCCTGTGAAGAATTTTCATACAGGGATGTCGTTAATGAGATGTAATAGCTAGGGTGAACTTTATCCACTTACGCCCACTCAAAACACAATACCATCTACTTTCATTACCTTATCCAATAATTTATAGCATAATCGCTTAGCACACCCGAGAGCATCTGTTTTGAATTCTCTTCATcaaaataattttattttctGTAATAAGTTTTAAATAGATAAAACTACCATTTTATGACTCTCTGTCTCATACTTCATTTTCGTTTGATATTGTGCATAGTGATCTTTGGACATCACCAAATCTTAGTTCCGGTGGTCATCgttattatatattatttcttGATGATTTTACTAATTTTCTATGGACTTTTTCTATTGTAAATTGTCTCAAGCTTACTCAATTTTATCAAATTTTGTAATCACATTAAGacacaatataaaatattttcAATGTGATAACGATAAAGAATATGACAACAGTTCTTTTAATAAATTTTGTTAACTAAATGGAATGAGTTTCGGGTTTTCTTGTCCTCACACCTCACCTCAAAATGGAAAATCCAAAAGAAAAATGTGTACTATAAATAATGTCGATTGTACACTTCTTCCACATGCCTCCCTACCACCTTCTTTTTGGAATCATGCTCTTCAAATGGCTACCTATCTCTTAAATATTCTTCTAAACAAAAAGTTAGCTCTTCAAATACAAACTACAATTCTTTATCAAAACTTTCCCTCATATTCTCATCATAAAGTTCTGGGTGTCTCTGTTTTCCATTAATTTCTTCCACTACTAGAAACAAACTTCAGCCAAAGTTAACACCACGTGTCTTCTTAGTATATCCCTCTAACCATAGAGGATATAAGTGTCTTGAATTGTCTAGTCGTAAAATAATAAATTTGAGACATGTTATTTTTTATGATAATGTTCTTCCCTTCTCTACTTCACATGCTCCCTAGTCCTCCTGCTATGAATTTTTTAGTACGAGCGATGAACCTTTTCCATATCACACATAAACTACATTGACCATAAATCAACCAACGCGTCTCATTCCTACACCTAAAATCCTATAGACTGTGACCACCCCTCAAACCAACCCTTTTTCCCAACCTAACCCTTTGGCCTCACCCACACCACGTCAAACGCCAATCCATACCATCAACAACACAAATTTTCCACAGACCCCTACCTCTAACATGCATTCTTCTACTACCATACCCATACCTACTCATTCTCTATCCAATCCTCCATTATCTCCACGAATGATCACCCGAGCTCAACATGGTATTTTTAAACCACGCCAACTTTTTAACCTCCACCCCTCTAATTCACCCATCATTTCTCCTTTGCCCACTAATTATATTAATTCATTACAAGACCATAATTGGAAAATGCCTAGGAAAGACGAATATGATGCTCTTATTGAAAACAAGACATGGGGTTTAGTACCACGTCTAGCTAATGCAAATTTCATTCAAAGTTTATGAATTTGCAGGCATAAAAAGAAATCATATGGTTCTTTTGAAAGATATAAGCCTCGCCTAGTAGGAAATGGATCTAATCATCAAAGTGGTGTATACTATAGTGAAACTTCTAGTCCATTAGTAAAACCCTGAACTATACGGATGGTTTTAAGTAATGGTATCTCAAAATCATGGTATCTACATGAATTGGATGTCAAAAATGTTTTCTTGCATGAGAACATTAATGAAACGATCTATATGTATTAACTTCCCAATTTTTGAGATCCTTAACATCTTGATTATGTATGCTTACTGAAGAAGTATATGTATGGCCTTAAACAAGCACCTCGTGTATGGTATCAAGATTTTATCGATTTTTATTGCTACCTTATGCTTCTCACACAATGCATGTGATCACTCCTTGTTATGTTGTAAAGCGGTAAAGAGTTGGAGATCACTGCTAACAAGAGTGGTGAAGGAAAAGATAATGAGAGTGAGTTTGTACCACCCGAAAAGGAGAGTGTGCCTACTCCACCTACGATAGAGGTGGTAGAGGAAGAAAAAAAGATCCATAGGTATCTCCTCTTCCATATAATCCTTCAATCCCATTCCCACAGGGATTCGCGAAAGCAAAAATTGAGGAACAATTTAAGAAGTTTGTTGGATTGCTCAAAAAGCTTTGTATCAACAAACCCTTCAATGAGGCTATAactcaaatgccctcatatgAAAAATTCTTGAAGGAAATTCTGACAAATGATCAAAATTTTGATGACATTGGTACAATATCACTAACTGAAGAGTGTAATGCTATCATTCAAAACAAGCTAACTCTAAAGCTGAAAGATTCTGAAAGTTTCTCAATTCTCTGTTTCATTGGTAATACTATCATACACAAAGCCATGTGTGATCTTGGAGTGATATTTAGTCTAATGCCTCTATATATTCGTAAAAGACTCGATCTTGGTGAGCTTAAACCTACAAGAATGTCCTTATAATTAGGTGGATAGATCCATAAAATACTCAATAAGAATGTTCCCATAAGAATcggtcagttttacattcccaccGAGTTCGTGGTCAAGGATATATATGAAGATGTTCACATTCCAATCATCTCAGGAAGGCCCTTTTTAGCCACCATTGGTGCCATAATTTATGTTAAGAGGGGTATAATTACTTTTAAAGTAGGAGATGCAAAGATTGAGTTCATCTTGTCTAAATTCATGAAGAACCTGTCCATTTGGCCGATGGGTTGGAGGCGTGTCTGATTGGAAGCACCATCCATAAGAATAGCGAAGCAGAGTCATATGAAAACTTGTTAGACGAAAATCCATCTTATCAAAACCAATGCTTTGAGATGCTTACGACACCCACTAAAAGTCAAGAAAAAACAAAGATAAAGGTGAAACTCTTCCCCCATAATCTAATATACAAATTTTTGGACAAATAGTTAAACCATCCAGTTATCGGTAATGCCGAGTTAGAAAAGAACGAGACTGAGAAACTATTGGATGTCTTAAAAAGATACCCTAAAGCGATATGGTACACCATCGACAACCTTAAAGGAATCATACCCTTTGTTTGTATGCATAGGATCTTGCTAAAGAGGATTACAAACCCTCAAGAGAGCATTAGAGAAGATTAAATCCTAACCTGAGTGAGGTACTTAAGAAGGAGTTACTGAAACACTTGTATGTTGGGGTAATATACCCCAGCTCTGATAGAAAATGGGTTAGACTAGTTCAAGTATTGCCCAAAAAGGGAGGTATGATGGTAGTGAAGAACGAGAAGGATGATCATGTCTCCACAAGAACCGTTATGGGGTGTTTcatgtgcatagattataggaagaTAAACAAGGCCACTAGAAAATATCATTCCCACTCCCATTCATCGACCAAATGCTTGAGCGTCTAGCTAAGCACTCCCATTTTTGCTACCTTGATGGTTATTTAAGGTTCTTCCAAATACACATTCATCCGAGTTACCAAGAGAAAATGACCTTTACTTGCTCTTATAGTACATTTTCTTACGGGTGAGTGTCATTTGGATTGTGTAATGCGCCTGTAACTTTCCAACATTACATGATGTTGACTTTCTCTTATTTCCTAGAAGATAAAATtgaagtctttatggacgatttcttGGTTTAGGGGTCAAGTTTTGAGGATGCCTATCAAAATTATAGAATGTCCTAGCAAGGCATGTAAAGGTTAATCTGGTGCTTAACTGGGAGAAATTCCACTTCATGGTGAAGGAGGGCATAGTCATTGGACATTTGGTGTCAAAAAGAGGGATACATGTTTATAGGGGTAAGATAGATGTTATAAAGAAGTTGACACCTCCAACCACCGTGAGAGAGATCAGAAGTTTCTTAGGACATGACAGTTTTTACCACCGGTTTATCAATGACTTATCTAAAATTTCCAAACGCCTAATAAGGCTATTGATGAAAGATGTCGAATTTAAATTTAATGAAGAGTGCCTCGAATCCTTCTTAATATTGAAAAAATGATTTATCTCTGAACCAATTATGCAACCTCATAACTTGAGTATACCCTTTGAGATCATATGTGACACGAACGACTATGTAGTAGGCACGGTGTTAGGACAAAAGAAGGACAAGAAAATGCATGCCATATATTATGCCAATATGACTCTGGATGAGGCGCGAGTTAATTATGCGGTCGCAAAGAAAGAAATTTTGGATGTGGTTTACGTTATTGATAAGTTATGTTCCTACTTGGTAAGTTCAAAAATAGTTGTTTGTATTTACAACACATCGATTAGATATCTCCTAAAAAAGGATGCAAAGTTGAGGCTAATTCGATGGATTATGTTGTTACATGAGTTTGATATAGAAATAAGGGATAAGAAAGGGACAAAAAAATATGGTTGTGATATTAGGGAGGATGAGTTTCCTCTTGATGACTCTTTTCCAAATGATAAGTTATTTGCATTAATTCAGAAAGAAACTCCATGGTACAATGACTTTGTCAACTACCTTTTTTTTCGAAGTCTTACCTCTAGATAAGGATTACCAACGCAAGAAAAATTTTCTTACGGATCTTAGGCATTACTATTGGGATGAGTCTCTACTTTTTAAGAGATGCGCCGACGAAATTTTCTGGAGGTGTATCCTAGAGGAAGAGTTTGAAAGTGTGGTGATCCATTGACATTCTTCCACCTATGGTAGACATGAAACCACTGATAAAAATGTGGCAAAAATTCTTGAAGTCGACCTTTATTGGCCCAACCTATTAAAGGGTGTGCATTCATTTATAAAGAGATGTGATCAGCTCCAACGTACTAAGAACATCTCAAAGAGGAATGAGATACTTCTCAATAACACCCTAGAAGTTGATATATTTGATGTTTAGGGGATCAATTTCACAGGACTCTTTCCTTCATCTATGGGAAACCAATTCATACTCGTTGTAGTCGATTAtgtatcaaaatggattgaggcgACGACCTCTCCAACAAATGATAAAatgtttaaaaaaataatttcCACAAAGTTTGGTGTCCCATAGGTTAGTCAAAAGCCATGGGGGTCGCACTTCATATCTAGGCAATTTCAAAATCTCCTGACAATGTATAGAGCGAAACATAGGGTTGAACCACCTTATCATTCTCAAGCGAGTGACTAGGTGAAGGTTCCTAACAGGGAGATCAAAACCATCTTAGAAAATAGAATCTCCCTTTCTAGGAAGGATTGAGCCTTTAAGCTCGACGATGCGCTCTGGGCATACCAGACTGCTCTAAAAAACACATTGGAACAACCACCCCCTTTAAGCTTATCTATGGAAAGTCATGTCATCTACCTGTTGAGCTGGAGCATAACACTTATTGGGTTATCAAAAACCCTGAATATGGACTATGAAAATGTAGGTAAAAAGAGGAAATTACAATTGAATGAGTTAGAAGAGTTAAGGCTTGATGTGTAAGAAAACTCCAAGCTTTACAAAGGAAGAACAAAATGGTGGAATGACAAACGAATCGTCAAGAGAGAATTCAAAGAAGGAGAGTTGGTTTTTCTATTTAATTtcaggttgaagttattcccaAGAAAGCTTTGCTCTCAGTGATTTGGACTATATCATATGAATAAGGTAATTCCATTTAGAGTTGTCAAAGTCTAGAGTACATCCACCGGATCATTCATAGTGAATGGCCAGAGGTTGAAACATTATTTCACCGGAGAGGACGTATAAAAGGGGTGTTCGCTTCACCTTGAAGGAACCCTCTTAAAAATTGAGAATTGAAAAGTCGAGCTAATTGACTTTAAACAAAGTGATGCATGGGAGGCGGCCCACGAGTTTTTAATCTTATAAATTTTTGTTTTTGACTATTTGAATTTGTAGAGAAAATAAAGAGATCAGTCGTTTTGGAGAAATCCTAAAATCATAAAATTGGCACTCATGAAAGTGACCATGACCATGATGGGTGGGTTGTTATATGAGATGACTATTGTCATCTCATTTagatgaaaagtgagagaaaaatgaaaagtgaggTAGAAAGAATGACGATCAGGTTGTCATTTTTTCAAAACCCAACCCTTTAAGGGTTGAGGGATCGTCTGTCACTAATGTTGACGCCTGTCAATAGCGTTCAAATGCAATTTCCCAAGTTTTTAGAAACCTAAAAGACCTTCAAGATCCCTCTCCATCAATTAAAACCCACAAAGATTCTTCTTTTAACTAAAATCTTTCCATTGTCCTTCGTTCCTCTCAAAACAAAAGTAACCATCATCCTTCTTCCTCTTCAAAAACACAAACCACCACACCAAACTTCCATTTTCAAACCTTCACAACTTCACCATCTTCCATCACAAAAACGAAAATCACCACCAATACCCACAAACCATAACCAAAACCGTGTTTGCTCAAAAGCTTTAAAAAAATGCCTCCAAGAAAATTTCTCAGAGGTgattcatcaacaacaaaacaAAGAGGAAGAATAAATTTCACTACTACAGTAGAACTCCCCATGGGAATCGAGTTCAGAGATGAAGATCAAAAAGCAAGGTTCGACATAATTGTACATCATCATATTACGCCAACAAGGTACAATAATGAAACCTGTTTAGGAACTCTACTTATGCTTGATGATGTTAACTGGATGTTCAAACAACTTGGTTGGAGACATTTTCTCAAACATCCAACATATGAGAGAGACACCTTAGAACATTTTACTTCAGTTAAGTTTGAATTTGGTAGACGAGTGAGAGGGCATTTTGGTTCAATCTACTTTAAACTATTCAATTTATATTAATTAATAAGAATAGAATTTAGGAGAAAAGAATTTTGTGAGAGACATTTTAAGATTTAAGATTAGAATTCAGATGATAATGATATAAGGCCAATAACTTTTATCTAATAATGTCTCAAATTTTAAAATTGTGTATTTATATCTTTTATATATTTCAAAACTATAGTAAAAAAATAAAGAATATTTATAAAAATGGAGATGATTTTTACTCCTAAATAAGGATATTGCAGCAAATGATAGATACTATTATTTGTTCATCTTAAGTACTATGAAGAAAGAGGAAACATAGAGAGAAATTTAGAAGAAAGATGATGAGAAGCATTACAAACAATTTGGTTTCAAATATTGGCTGCAATAATAATAGAGCAACACACCATGCCAATGCACCCCAGCCTGACCAATACCTATCTGCAATATAACAAAATAGGTATTATATGTCGAGATCGATCTTCTATGTTAGTATATAAACTTTCAACTCAACTCTGAATTATGTAAAGTTTGTATTCGTTAAATTGTTATTGATCAGTGTAACTTTAGTGTAAATCGACCCCTCCCGTATAAACAAAAAAAAAGCTCTTACACCGTTTAACCAAAGTAAAAGTAGTAGTTTCCTTCACGAATAGATATGTTTGGAAAATCGGTTTTAGCTTCTTGTAGAAGCTAAATAGTTATGAAATTGAAACCTTCATCATCTTGATGGCCTTGTCAAAAAGACAAGTGCTATCTATGACTTACTGAAATCGAACGGTAATGTCTTTTGGATTTGTTCTTTCAAAGAAGCTGGAGAAGAAGGGCACGAATTTGAATCGATGAGGAATGACTTCAAATGTCTAGCAAATTCTTTGGACTTTTCAATGTTCAATGCATGGCCTGCGTTCTTGATGATCACCATTTGGGCGTTTTCACCTATATGCCTGTTTCAAAGAGGAGACAAGTCCGTGCTAACTAGTTTAATAAGATGCACGCGAATTCAAAGAAAATTATAAGTAGCAACATGAATGAAGTTCCATTGAGTTGAAATATCACCTTTTTAATCTGTGGCCTAGTTCCAAAGGGAATATCTGATCTTGTTCACCCCACATGATTAGAGTTGGGAGCTTCAATGAAAAACCAAAATATTGTCAATATTCAAAGGTGAAGCATATATATTATAATGTACTTGCTTGTTTGTGTGTGTCTCAATCAATGCATTCCAAATAGATTTGTGCTCTAAATAAGTGTGTTTAATGTCAGACATGTGTCATGTGTCAGTGTCTGACACAGATACGACACTGACATAGATAGTTACATTCCGATCCATATAGTTAAATTTCATTTAGTTACATTCTGTTTATTCATTTTTTCCATATAACTCCAAGTGTCGACGTATTAGACGTGTCTATACTTCAAGAGAAACCAATTCTCTTAAACATAAGTTTATGCTCATTCAATACAAATAGCCAAACACATTCTAAAACAATGACAGCAATGACATCTAAGCCATATCTAGTAGGTTTAAAAGCTAGATGTATAATTAAGAATAAAAGAAAGAATGGCTATATATTCTTATATATACCTGTTTGATCTTTGGAAGGTTGGGAAGGTGTCTATCTTTTAGTATTGCCAAAAGCAATTCTTTCTTTTGTTCAATGTAATCTTTGCACATCACCTGTCAAAATCAATAACCACATCCATTATAAAATCATCACAAGAGTGTCAAGATAAATAAACCagaaacacaaacacaaacaccGGACAAAACACTCATGTGTAGACACGAGTAATAAATTAGAAGTGTCGGTGCTACAGAGATCGTAATTTATTATCGTATCAAAAGAGAGAAGCATTGATACATACATGAATGAAATCTTCAAGGAAATAAGAAGGCACAACCCTAGCAGGTTTAACAAAAGACAACCTCATCAATTCCCTAAGCTTATCAGGAGTTTGAGGCAACAAGATACTAGAAGCATCGTCCAAACTAGAAACCGTAAACAACCCATTTTTCATATCAATCTCTTCCAAACAAACACCAGCACAACACAAAACCAACTTCTCCACCACCTCAGGAAACTGAGCAACCAAACTATACCCCACAAATCCACCATAGCTTATCCCAACCAAGCTCAACCTCTCAACACCATGAGCCTCCATGAGTTTCTTCAAACACACCGCTTGAAAAGACTCTGTCCTCTCAGGCCGTGAAGTGAAAGATCCACCAAAGAAAAGAAGATCAGGAACATACAAATTGAAATGTGTGATGAAATGACGAAGATGTTCACCGTATTGCCACATTGCATTGGCACCAAAACCGTGAACAAGAACAAGTGTTGGTTTAGATGGGTTATGCAATTTGGGAACCCAACAATGCATGATGGTTCCGTCGCCAAGATCGGTGACATCTGACCGGAGACCGGCGACGGTGAAGGTGTGACGGTATAACCAGTCTCTGGAAGCGGTAAAACTGAAGCATTTTGAAAATCTTGTCAACATGGAAAAAAAAGAAACTTTTTATGATTAATGTGATGGGTTATGAAGATAATGAAATGGGTTATGAAGAAATTCAAATGGGTTTGTTGTTTTAATACGATGGTGGTGGTGATGATCTGGGAAACAGAGGAAAACAGAGGAAAACAGGGGAAAACAGAgtattttgattaattaaatttAGGATTTTCTATTGATTGATTCATTGGATTGATCGATGGATGAATGTGGAATTGGAATGCAATGATTTGTGGATTTTCTGATTCGTGAAGCGGTTAGAAGCGTCTTCTTCAACAttctaattttttatttatatataaaaacAAGGTTAACATGGGCATGGACATCTGTAATTTCAAGTTTCACAAAAGTACAGATAATAACActtctttaaaagaaaaaatagagATACTAACAAGTGTTggagtatatatatatatactagAATTCGGTTGATAGTTCTATAGTTGGAGCATCTAAATTATTATGAGACTATTTTGACCTATATATATATAACTCAAAAACACCTGCTCTTTATTATGATATTAAAATTGTTTAcataattaattataataataaatttattaaaaaatatttacTTAAAAATAAGATATATCATCAATATAAATATCTAATTAACTATGTGTATTTCTTCAAATTATAGagatattttaaaatt from Lathyrus oleraceus cultivar Zhongwan6 chromosome 1, CAAS_Psat_ZW6_1.0, whole genome shotgun sequence includes:
- the LOC127084596 gene encoding uncharacterized protein LOC127084596, with amino-acid sequence MLTRFSKCFSFTASRDWLYRHTFTVAGLRSDVTDLGDGTIMHCWVPKLHNPSKPTLVLVHGFGANAMWQYGEHLRHFITHFNLYVPDLLFFGGSFTSRPERTESFQAVCLKKLMEAHGVERLSLVGISYGGFVGYSLVAQFPEVVEKLVLCCAGVCLEEIDMKNGLFTVSSLDDASSILLPQTPDKLRELMRLSFVKPARVVPSYFLEDFIHVMCKDYIEQKKELLLAILKDRHLPNLPKIKQLPTLIMWGEQDQIFPLELGHRLKRHIGENAQMVIIKNAGHALNIEKSKEFARHLKSFLIDSNSCPSSPASLKEQIQKTLPFDFNRYWSGWGALAWCVALLLLQPIFETKLFVMLLIIFLLNFSLCFLFLHST